The Cydia strobilella chromosome 16, ilCydStro3.1, whole genome shotgun sequence genomic sequence GATGTCGAGCAAGAAGGCAGCATTGCTCATGGCCAGTTCATAGCCTCGCTCGGCGAGGGAGAGGTACTGTAGTAAGGAGGAGTCGGAGTCGCGAGCGCGCCAGGCCGCGTGGGCCAGCATGAGGCGCGAGCCCCAGTAGTGCTATCTCTGTCTGTCGCTCGGAGCACTTACCGATGTCGAGCAAGAAGGCAGCATTGCTCATGGCCAGTTCATAGCCTCGCTCGGCGAGGGAGAGGTACTGTAGTAAGGAGGAGTCGGAGTCGCGAGCGCGCCAGGCCGCGTGGGCCAGCATGAGACGCGAGCCCCAGTAGTGCTATCTCTGTCTGTCGCTCGGAGCACTTACCGATGTCGAGCAAGAAGGCAGCATTGCTCATGGTCAGTTCATAGCCTCGCTCGGCGAGGGAGAGGTACTGTAGTAAGGAGGAGTCGGAGTCGCGAGCGCGCCAGGCCGCGTGGGCCAGCATGAGACGCGAGCCCCAGTAGTGCTATCTCTGTCTGTCGCTCGGAGCACTTACCGATGTCGAGCAAGAAGGCAGCATTGCTCATGGCCAGTTCATAGCCTCGCTCGGCGAGGGAGAGGTACTGTAGTAAGGAGGAGTCGGAGTCGCGAGCGCGCCAGGCCGCGTGGGCCAGCATGAGACGCGAGCCCCAGTAGTGCTATCTCTGTCTGTCGCTCGGAGCACTTACCGATGTCGAGCAAGAAGGCAGCATTGCTCATGGCCAGTTCATAGCCTCGCTCGGCGAGGGAGAGGTACTGTAGTAAGGAGGAGTCGGAGTCGCGAGCGCGCCAGGCCGCGTGGGCCAGCATGAGACGCGAGCCCCAGTAGTGCTATCTCTGTCTGTCGCTCGGAGCACTTACCGATGTCGAGCAAGAAGGCAGCATTGCTCATGGCCAGTTCATAGCCTCGCTCGGCGAGGGAGAGGTACTGTAGTAAGGAGGAGTCGGAGTCGCGAGCGCGCCAGGCCGCGTGGGCCAGCATGAGACGCGAGCCCCAGTAGTGCTATCTCTGTCTGTCGCTCGGAGCACTTACCGATGTCGAGCAAGAAGGCAGCATTGCTCATGGCCAGTTCATAGCCTCGCTCGGCGAGGGAGAGGTACTGTAGTAAGGAGGAGTCGGAGTCGCGAGCGCGCCAGGCCGCGTGGGCCAGCATGAGACGCGAGCCCCAGTAGTGCTATCTCTGTCTGTCGCTCGGAGCACTTACCGATGTCGAGCAAGAAGGCAGCATTGCTCATGGCCAGTTCATAGCCTCGCTCGGCGAGGGAGAGGTACTGTAGTAAGGAGGAGTCGGAGTCGCGAGCGCGCCAGGCCGCGTGGGCCAGCATGAGACGCGAGCCCCAGTAGTGCTATCTCTGTCTGTCGCTCGGAGCACTTACCGATGTCGAGCAAGAAGGCAGCATTGCTCATGGCCAGTTCATAGCCTCGCTCGGCGAGGGAGAGGTACTGTAGTAAGGAGGAGTCGGAGTCGCGAGCGCGCCAGGCCGCGTGGGCCAGCATGAGACGCGAGCCCCAGTAGTGCTATCTCTGTCTGTCGCTCGGAGCACTTACCGATGTCGAGCAAGAAGGCAGCATTGCTCATGGCCAGTTCATAGCCTCGCTCGGCGAGGGAGAGGTACTGTAGTAAGGAGGAGTCGGAGTCGCGAGCGCGCCAGGCCGCGTGGGCCAGCATGAGACGCGAGCCCCAGTAGTGCTATCTCTGTCTGTCGCTCGGAGCACTTACCGATGTCGAGCAAGAAGGCAGCATTGCTCATGGCCAGTTCATAGCCTCGCTCGGCGAGGGAGAGGTACTGTAGTAAGGAGGAGTCGGAGTCGCGAGCGCGCCAGGCCGCGTGGGCCAGCATGAGACGCGAGCCCCAGTAGTGCTATCTCTGTCTGTCGCTCGGAGCACTTACCGATGTCGAGCAAGAAGGCAGCATTGCTCATGGCCAGTTCATAGCCTCGCTCGGCGAGGGAGAGGTACTGTAGTAAGGAGGAGTCGGAGTCGCGAGCGCGCCAGGCCGCGTGGGCCAGCATGAGACGCGAGCCCCAGTAGTGCTATCTCTGTCTGTCGCTCGGAGCACTTACCGATGTCGAGCAAGAAGGCAGCATTGCTCATGGCCAGTTCATAGCCTCGCTCGGCGAGGGAGAGGTACTGTAGTAAGGAGGAGTCGGAGTCGCGAGCGCGCCAGGCCGCGTGGGCCAGCATGAGACGCGAGCCCCAGTAGTGCTATCTCTGTCTGTCGCTCGGAGCACTTACCGATGTCGAGCAAGAAGGCAGCATTGCTCATGGCCAGTTCATAGCCTCGCTCGGCGAGGGAGAGGTACTGTAGTAAGGAGGAGTCGGAGTCGCGAGCGCGCCAGGCCGCGTGGGCCAGCATGAGACGTGATCCCCAAGCACCACGTTCGCATACGTTCTTAAATAGCTGgtgaaaaacaaaacatatcACTCGTTATTAACATTTTCTTGGAGCGAGCATTGTATCAAATGTTCGCTTAAAAGACTACTCTCTTGACCACCAAAGACATCAACTGATGCGCGCTGCTATAGCTCAATATCAACTCTCGTGTATACCAACAAAGTTCATGATAAAGCGACCCGCACGATAGACATGGCGTCTAAAGGGATAATATTTCAGAATATTATGAAGTCTAGTTTTAATTACACTTTTTTAAGCCAACGAGGTAGATTTGGAAAGGAACGTTCATTTAATTTACCAAAAAGCGCGGTTTCGTGTTTCACGATATTGAACATCATTGATACACTTAACCGACGTAGATTATCACAGACAGGAAAAGAAACagatttaaattcaattttttttaaaccaaagcATTGAGATTACTTCATTAACAGTTTGTAGCCAAACAAACACCTTTGAATTACGTTTACGCTGTGTAATATTTGTATAGTCACCTGAAATATAAATACCAACCTCAACAGCGGTGGTACAAGAGCGCAGTACACCCAATCCTTGTGCGTGAGTGTGAGCCAGATGGTACAAGGCCAACACGTGTCCCGACTGGGAGGCCAGTGAAAAGTATTTGTTGGCTTGTTTGAAATCGCGTCGGACGCCGATGCCGCCTGCAAAGAAAACATCATGTTATACGAGGACTGCTACTTATGTATCCGGAATGGGCCACTTACTggaacaatatttaaaatatatatacaacatTTATATGTCTATCAATGGGGTtcgccggtcgaagtgtttagtagatggcgccagcataacttgccctgtcaatccctagaattgtgtcaaatttttgtttttttaatgccctggatgccagccctttaagccaaatctcatagaaaaaggggtaagctatgatggcgccatctgtgcaaacctttgacagttgccaaccccattggttaAACATTGTAGCGCCATTCTAAAAATTGCTTGTTTCATCTTCAACGTGTGGTTTTACTCGTAAAAAAATTCGTGCTATGATTTTTTACGATTTTCGAAAATAATGCATGGATGGATTTTTTCTGACTTTTGGGAAGGAAGTTCCATCGAAGATGAATATGTAACAATGGTTTAATGAGTTTAATTGTGGTCGTAGTATGCTTAAGGacgattaaaaaaaacgctCCAAATCGGCTGTTATCCCACAAAATATAGATGCTGTGCGCGAACTCATAATGCAAGATAAACTGCAACAAGACCTTTTTTAAGGCCACCGTggagcagtgctccggtggtgCGTGGTGGTCGTATCAACGACAGGGCGCAGCCGCCGACGTgcagtggatggtcgtcgacccCATCAGTCAGTggtcaggtatcagacccacggaggagacgagcccgcatactgcgtggttcgatagcgtcagttggccgaacgtttgcttcggaaaggaactagcagacccacggaggacacgagcccgcatactgcgcggttcgataggtcacggtacagcttcGGTTGGCAGAacaaattgtcatcgtctacggagcttgaatatttttttaacgtattggaatcggttcccgtttaattgTTATCTTTTTTCccggttcattgttattttttgtgcaatatttcttttaattctgtaaagccgctgttatccgtattccgcatttatttaaggcattatttttaaaattctaattgcccctaattgtcaggcgaaactaatattcggcaataaatttaggtacctatcatccgttgaaacagccattatcgtccataatctccatctcattaattcatttctttccttctacagctaaatttatacgccgtaATCTTTCGCGCGTACAtcagttcacgccagtgcggaaagcggaccgtcagaaaaacaatttgttttggttacattaattttttaaattctatgtgtagattttttagtgactttcggaagtgcttatcaaattatacgtgttgtacacagtatttgttttactgcacATCATAGTACATATCGCGAGATGGGGTCTCTGGGCAATAGTATGACGAGCATTTTGTAAGATATTacatgaacatttttttttcttcttcacgtgccatctccgtccaggaggtcggcgaccatatgtctctctatgttcagtcatgcgaattagtctatctatgctcttcacttGGCTTGGCACATGAACATTTGGCtgttaataaaagaaaacaagctAGATACATGAACTGTAACACAATGTATTGCAGTTGCCCCTCTTTGGCCCCAGCCCTGGTTGGCGGCCATTGTGAAGAATTTCAGCGCCGCCGCCGTGTCCTTTGGCACTGCTCGGCCCTATTAACCATCGCAAACGCGACTGTATCGTGTGAGACATAAGGTAGTAAATACAATACGTACTAAAGTACATAAAGCCGAGGTGCAGCTGCCCCTCCACCCATCCCTGGTTGGCGGCCATTGTGAAGAATTTCAGCGCCGCCGCCGTGTCCTTTGGCACTGCTCGGCCCTATTAACCATCGCAAACGCGACTGTATCGTGTGAGACATAAGGTAGTAAATACAATACGTACTAAAGTACATAAAGCCGAGGTGCAGCTGCCCCTCCACCCATCCCTGGTTGGCGGCCATTGTGAAGAATTTCAGCGCCGCCGCCGTGTCCTTTGGTACTCCTCGACCCTATTTAACACAATATTCTGTTTaagatttctttttaaaattcgATTCGATTATTAGCCATACTgagaaaaaattatgccagtGGTAACAAATTGGTGTCAACGAGTAGGAGTTGATGGAAAAAGGCAATAGGGTTAGACCAAGCTATGTTGGCAGCTAAGCTAAGTCTGACTCtgatttttaaaataacttgCATAGTCTggactatcaaaatcgctgccaacttagcttggtctaactctagtaagaAATACCTGCAAATACATAATGCCCAGCCCGCTTTGCCCGACCGGATTGTTCTGTTCTGCCGCTTTACGGAAATACCGCAACGCTGTTTCATTGTCCGCTTTGATGCCGTCGCCGCCTTCTAGATAAATCTGAAAACACACCCTACGTTATAGGACTGCATAGATTCAGTAGATAATAGTACAGGTTGATTCACTAAACCTGGCACGAACGGAATGAACGTAACTTTCATTGTGTGAGTGACACCTGTATCTGTATACAGTCAGAGTCACAATTTTGTTTGTTGATGTGATACGCTCAtagtttttttgaaaaaattgatTGGTGTGCTAATTTTTCTTAAGATGCTGCCAAAATggacttataaaattaaactatattttttttaaactattcatTTCGGAGAAGCAAGAAACATatgtagtattttctataaaaagggaccttattgtcgatggcgcttacgccattataaacgatactccgatataaatacaatgccgcgcgacgctgtccggcgtaagcgccatcgccaataaggtcccttttcatagaaaatgccccatatcgaCAACAGTAACTTTTTATGAGTAGAAAATACACTAGTGAAgcaatttaagttatttttgttaaaatacaaGTCTCACCTTTCCAAGAAAAGCGTTGGCCACAGCGTTCCCCGTCTTAGCCGCTTGCAAGAAGTAATGCAGCGCCTTATTGACGTCCAGCGTCACCCCGCGCCCCCCTTGGAAGTGCATCTGTCAGCCCGACCTGTCAAACTTACTGAGCTGACAGCTGTCAAACTTACTGAGCTGACAGTAGTTTAGAAATCTCACCTTCCCTAGAAAAGCGTTGGCCACAGCGTTCCCCGTCTTAGCCGGTTGCAAGAAGTAATGCAGCGCCTTATTGACGTCCAGCTTCACCCCGCGCCCCCCTTGGAAGTGCATCTGTCAGCCCGACCTGTCAAACTTACTGAGCTGACAGCTGTCAAACTTACTAAGCTGACAGCTGTCAAACTTACTAAGCTGACAGTAGTTTAGAAATCTCACCTTCCCTAGAAAAGCGTTGGCCACAGCGTTCCCCGTCTTAGCCGCTTGCAAGAAGTAATGCAGCGCCTTATTGACGTCCAGCTTCACCCCGCGCCCCCCTTGGAAGTGCATCTGTCAGCCCGACCTGTCAAACTTACTGAGCTGACAGCTGTCAAACTTACTAAGCTGACAGCTGTCAAACTTACTAAGCTGACAGTAGTTTAGAAATCTCACCTTCCCTAGAAAAGCGTTGGCCACAGCGTTCCCCGTCTTAGCCGCTTGCAAAAAGTAATGCAGCGCCTTATTGACGTCCAGCTTCACCCCGCGCCCCCTTGGAAGTGCATCTGTCAGCCCGACCTGTCAAACTTACTGAGCTGACAGCTGTCAAACTTACTAAGCTGACAGCTGTCAAACTTACTAAGCTGACAGTAGTTTAGAAATCTCACCTTCCCTAGAAAAGCGTTGGCCACAGCGTTCCCCGTCTTAGCCGCTTGCAAGAAGTAATGCAGAGCCTTATTGACGTCCAGCGTCACCCCGCGCCCACCTTGGAAGTGCAGCTGTCCCAACCCTACCTGTCAAACAAGATACGACCTTATTACCCAAACCTGTAAGAATCAATCTCCTTATTCctgaataaagatttataattttattaacacaaaaaagaaatatatctatataaatatataaatccgTGCAGGGGGTACGGTAGACCCGAATGAAATTATGCTAAGTATTGAATTTAAAgctttaaatatacttatttatatatttgtttttgttgatattttataattttcaatcAGTTAAATCCAGTGcagtttcatagttttagttaagtaattaaacagtataattttaggtTAACACTAGTACTAGTTTGATCTTACTAGCGATATAAGTAGTCAATGTCACtccgttattatttaacaatatggTTTAAATCTGCTTGGATCTCGAATCAAATTGCCACTTTTCCCCCTGAGTCTTGTGTTTAATTGTGCGAATTGAAACGCTATGGTAGCTAAATATAAGTATCAATTTCCCTTACCTGAGCTTGTACATCTCCCTTCTCAGCCAACAGCTGGTAGTATTCAATAAGGTCAGAGTCTAAAGCCCCGCCCCCTCCAGTGCCTTCGGCCTCGTCTAGTAATCGAGTCCGCTGGATGGACGGGCCTCCGCTTAAGGTCACGCCGCTGGCCACTGTGGACAAGCAATCACATAAACTGTAACGTGATTTATAGCCTCACCATCGTTATGATCGTCATCGTCATGATACTCGTAGTAAAACTTGTAcatgtacaaaaaataatgtgtCATAAATTTTTTGCACAATTTTGTTTCATGTTGGTACCTATCATAGTGTATGGCTTTTGTTTTATACGGTGAGAAAGTGTGGTATAATGAACATTACAGTCTTCTAAATCGTTGTGTAATGAATATTGCAACTTGATTTGGCGTACCTATCGGTTCTATCCATAGCGTACATGTTTGTTTTATACggtgaaatgaatattatatttCACTAAATCGTAGTATAATGAATATTTTacgttcaatttttttaaagttgaatgCCACTATAGCAATTACCAACCTTTAGCAGCGACCTTCATGagccgatatttcgacgcagttacatggaCGGTGATATAGTAGACGGTGAGATAGCACTACTGCATGGGGCTCTCATGCTATTAAATCGTTGTATAATGAGTATTACACTTCAGTTCACAGTACCTTTAGCGGCGACCTTCATGTACAAGTCCATGGCTTTCTGTCACGAGCTAGGCACGGTGACGCCCGCCCAGTAGGAATATGCGAGCGAAATCTGAGCATAATCGCTATTCCCAAGAGCGCTCATAAGCCCATATTGTAGTGCGCTAAGGCTTCAGCTTGGAGACTGGGACGTAgataagagtgacagagatagcaCTACTGCATGGGGCTCTCATGCTATTAAATTACACAGTTAGTATTACACTTCAGTTCACAGTACCTTTGGCGGCGACCTTCATGTATAAGTCCATGGCCTTTTGGCACGAGCTGGGCACGGTGACGCCCGCCCAGTAGCGGTACGCGAGCGCCATCTGAGCGTAGTCGCTATTCCCGAGGGCGCCCATATTGTAGTGGACTAGGGCTTTAGCTTGGGACACTGGGACGGCGATACCGGTGGCGTAGAGAAAGCCCATAccctgaaaataaaaatttacatacgGTTCATATCAGCAAGACGTCCAAAGCAGACATTTCATTGACATTTGTTAGTTACATTGTGCAACAATGACTAAGGTCGGTtagcaccaaaccgtctgtcaccgttttaccgttcactaaattttattgtatggaaagtttcatagttctctgctgcttggcgttgatcagtctgttgattgtggttggtgcaactagcactaagggtcggttgcaccaaaccgtctgtcaccgttttaccgttcactaaattttattgtatggaaagtttcatagttctctgctgcttggcgttgatcagtctgttgattgtggttggtgcaactagcactaagggtcggttgcaccaaaccgtctgtcaccgttttaccgttcactaaattttattgtatggaaagtttcatagttctctgctgcttggtgttgatcagtctgttgattgtggttggtgcaactagcactaagggtcggttgcaccaaaccgtctgtcaccgttttaccgttcgctaaattttattgtatggaaagtttcatagttctctgctgcttggcgttgatcagtctgttgattgtggttggtgcaactagcactaagggtcggttgcaccaaaccgtctgtcaccgttttaccgttcgctaaattttattgtatggaaagtttcatagttctctgctgcttggcgttgatcagtctgttgattgtggttggtgcaactagcactaagggtcggttgcaccaaaccgtctgtcaccgttttaccgttcgctaaattttattgtatggaaagtttcatagttctctgctgcttgacgttaattagtctgttaattgtggttaatgcaactggccctaagtggGCCCACTAAACAGTCTATAAGCGTCACAGCAGTTCACGAAGGTAATGGCATACCCCGTCCCTTGTGAAAATATAACTAAATACCTTCCGTTCCCCTAACGCGAAATCTCCAGAACAGTTTGATTTACAAACAGATTTAAAACGAACTTACAGCATGAGCATCAGCATTCCCCTCTCCAACCAGCTCCTCAAAAATACCCCGTGCCTTGTCCAGGTCCAGTTCAACCCCTTCTCCAAACAGATAGCTCCAAGCCAGTTTGATCTTAGCGGGGGCGTAGCCCATGTCGGCGGCTTCCTTCACTTGGAGGATGGAGGCGCGGAGGTCGGGCGAGCGGCGGTTCAGCTTCGCTAAGGCTGCATCATAGAGCTCTTTCGCTGTGTATTAGAAGAAatgttttttcacatcaccaattcgaaaaagggctttttttccacgctaggagggatcaaagtggcacttttcttccctgataggagggatcaaagtaacacttttctgttctaggacactatttttaaatttttttgtgcattatttttttagcttaaataatattttt encodes the following:
- the LOC134748648 gene encoding protein sel-1 homolog 1, with amino-acid sequence MRGIKVFIICLCIIVSAAELLGPESKKKNDKDKEEGKEWGEEDRGEPESLDFEQEYVKGLNKEIITLHEYAEAIRKTQDLPKEDDIAEDNQLKQMEFSLKMLKKNLLRHTEGTWLGDLKDDDYEGNLDKLVDNPQDILDTLPPLPEEEEPELTPELKEAKELYDAALAKLNRRSPDLRASILQVKEAADMGYAPAKIKLAWSYLFGEGVELDLDKARGIFEELVGEGNADAHAGMGFLYATGIAVPVSQAKALVHYNMGALGNSDYAQMALAYRYWAGVTVPSSCQKAMDLYMKVAAKVASGVTLSGGPSIQRTRLLDEAEGTGGGGALDSDLIEYYQLLAEKGDVQAQVGLGQLHFQGGRGVTLDVNKALHYFLQAAKTGNAVANAFLGKIYLEGGDGIKADNETALRYFRKAAEQNNPVGQSGLGIMYLQGRGVPKDTAAALKFFTMAANQGWVEGQLHLGFMYFSGIGVRRDFKQANKYFSLASQSGHVLALYHLAHTHAQGLGVLRSCTTAVELFKNVCERGAWGSRLMLAHAAWRARDSDSSLLQYLSLAERGYELAMSNAAFLLDIGEVSLFPEEERYRRALQLWGRAAAQGYSAARVKLGDYHYYGQGTHRDLEAAAHHYRIASEQLHNAQATFNLGYMHERGLGLTQDLHLAKRCYDLAADTSPDARLPTALALARLNAETAITKLANSVWVTPFAAAIAGDAVSNWDVYLITALLGALGLVVYLRRPPN